From the genome of Hallerella porci, one region includes:
- a CDS encoding ATP-dependent helicase has protein sequence MTETFKALNAEQLLAVTTTEGYVRVMAGAGTGKTKALTARYAYLVSELGISPSNILTVTFTNRAANEMKSRIRTMLGDLDLGQISTIHAFCARFLKDEINRLGYPKSFIVIDTDDEKEMLQRIFADMKISLRETTMQRTIDEVLEAGKMTDAYIDEFLRISAEELLQKIADEPDKKRQIFFRYLYEQKKNFGLDFNDLINFTAYILEKFSEAREHWQNRIQYVMVDEFQDVSKKQYKIAQILSAKHGNLFIVGDSDQTIYSWRGSHVRLFLDFDKTYPQSKTIILKENYRSTPQILKAANELISHNAVRFPKELHANHADGKKPIYFHGKDQKAGSNWIADTIGKLVSEGANLGDIAILYRAHSMSRPVEEILIQRKIPYRILAGISFYERREIKDVIAYLRMLTTQDDIAFLRTINSPPRKIGKKKLEFLKEYAQENRISYYNALLENLESAVFKGTAAKKYVDAITNTRKGLENKRIDDVLDEILDLSGYTEFLRMDADQDRLDNVAELKQAMEIAAKDPDANLEDFLSRVALYGMLDKEDRTNSVKLVSVHSAKGLEFPNVFIVGLSEGMFPSAKIETLEEMEEERRIAYVAFTRAKERLFLTENEGGSIGSRFPSRFIFDAGEENLEMVNPLPDDLKAEALQKIQQSIEHMTLLQNLFFVGDRVLHKIFGEGTIVEIDNAASAYVIQFDQLATTRSLQFTAKLERVQG, from the coding sequence GTCACAACGACCGAAGGCTATGTCCGCGTGATGGCGGGCGCAGGCACCGGGAAAACGAAAGCGCTGACAGCGCGTTATGCGTATTTAGTTTCAGAACTCGGCATTTCTCCTTCGAATATTCTCACGGTCACATTTACAAATCGTGCGGCGAACGAAATGAAAAGTCGCATTCGTACAATGCTCGGCGATTTGGACTTGGGGCAAATCAGCACGATTCACGCATTTTGCGCGCGATTTTTAAAAGACGAAATTAATCGATTAGGTTATCCGAAAAGTTTTATTGTCATCGATACCGATGATGAAAAAGAAATGCTGCAACGCATTTTTGCGGACATGAAAATTTCTCTGCGTGAAACGACGATGCAGCGGACAATCGATGAAGTGCTCGAAGCGGGCAAAATGACCGATGCGTATATCGATGAATTTTTACGGATTAGCGCTGAAGAATTGCTGCAAAAAATTGCGGATGAGCCGGACAAAAAACGTCAAATATTTTTCCGCTATCTTTACGAGCAAAAGAAAAATTTTGGACTAGATTTTAACGATCTTATCAATTTTACGGCGTACATTTTGGAAAAATTTTCGGAAGCGCGAGAACATTGGCAGAATCGCATTCAGTATGTGATGGTCGATGAATTTCAAGATGTGAGCAAGAAGCAATATAAAATTGCGCAAATTCTTTCGGCGAAGCACGGCAATCTTTTTATCGTGGGCGATAGCGATCAGACAATTTATTCGTGGCGCGGATCGCATGTGCGTTTATTCTTGGATTTTGATAAAACTTATCCGCAGTCCAAAACGATAATTCTCAAAGAAAATTATCGCAGCACGCCGCAGATTTTAAAAGCTGCCAACGAATTGATTTCGCATAATGCGGTGCGTTTTCCGAAGGAATTACACGCGAATCACGCCGACGGAAAAAAGCCGATTTATTTTCACGGCAAAGATCAAAAAGCCGGATCGAATTGGATTGCAGATACGATTGGAAAGCTCGTTTCCGAAGGCGCTAATTTAGGCGACATCGCAATTCTTTATCGCGCGCATTCGATGTCGCGACCGGTGGAAGAAATTTTAATTCAACGCAAAATTCCGTATCGCATTCTCGCGGGCATTTCATTTTACGAACGCCGAGAAATCAAAGATGTCATCGCATATTTGCGAATGCTCACGACACAAGATGACATTGCATTTTTGCGAACAATCAATTCTCCGCCGCGGAAAATCGGCAAAAAGAAATTGGAATTTTTAAAAGAATATGCGCAAGAAAATCGAATTTCTTATTACAACGCATTGCTTGAAAATTTAGAAAGCGCTGTTTTCAAAGGCACCGCTGCAAAGAAATATGTGGACGCGATTACGAATACGCGAAAAGGTTTAGAGAATAAACGCATCGACGATGTGCTCGATGAAATTTTAGACTTGTCCGGTTACACGGAATTTTTGCGGATGGACGCTGACCAAGATCGTTTGGATAATGTCGCCGAATTAAAGCAAGCGATGGAAATTGCAGCAAAAGATCCGGACGCAAATCTCGAAGATTTTTTATCGCGCGTTGCGCTCTACGGCATGTTGGATAAAGAAGACCGCACGAATTCGGTGAAGCTCGTCAGCGTGCATTCGGCAAAGGGTTTGGAATTTCCGAATGTCTTTATCGTCGGGCTTTCGGAAGGCATGTTCCCAAGCGCAAAAATTGAAACTCTCGAAGAAATGGAAGAAGAACGCCGCATCGCTTATGTCGCTTTTACGCGGGCAAAAGAGCGTTTGTTCTTAACGGAAAATGAAGGCGGTAGCATCGGCAGCCGTTTTCCTTCGCGATTTATTTTTGATGCGGGCGAAGAAAATTTGGAAATGGTAAATCCGCTGCCCGATGATTTAAAAGCAGAAGCTCTGCAAAAAATTCAGCAGAGCATTGAGCACATGACGCTTTTGCAAAATTTATTTTTTGTCGGCGATCGTGTGCTGCACAAAATTTTTGGCGAAGGCACGATTGTGGAAATCGATAATGCGGCATCGGCTTACGTCATTCAATTTGATCAATTAGCGACGACGCGCAGTTTACAATTCACCGCAAAATTAGAACGGGTGCAAGGATGA
- a CDS encoding arginase family protein, translating into MKSLVCDFSGIYREQKFCNGENFRWLDCSKIRGTDCYLDDEAKAEIQKIFAQEELRNIHFIDSGNYHYLSKLWTDRIQEKFNLLVFDHHSDMQAPAFEGILSCGGWVKATLDENPFLQNVFLFGIREDHALAIEKKYRSRVFVKTETECAQENFEYELPAEALSFPVYISLDKDALPENELKTNWDAGSFPLKKWEKVLQKFIGKNSVLGIDICGEPSLQREFSEDLEQSNQINFRLEKWLRKLFE; encoded by the coding sequence ATGAAGTCGCTCGTCTGCGATTTCTCGGGAATATACCGTGAACAAAAATTTTGCAACGGAGAAAATTTTCGCTGGTTAGATTGTTCAAAAATTCGCGGCACCGATTGTTATTTAGACGACGAAGCGAAAGCAGAAATTCAAAAAATTTTTGCGCAAGAAGAATTGCGAAATATTCATTTTATCGATTCGGGCAATTATCATTATCTTTCGAAATTGTGGACGGACCGCATCCAAGAAAAATTTAACTTGCTCGTTTTCGATCATCATTCGGATATGCAAGCGCCTGCGTTTGAAGGCATTCTTTCTTGCGGCGGTTGGGTAAAAGCGACGCTCGATGAAAATCCGTTTTTGCAAAATGTTTTTCTTTTTGGAATCCGCGAAGATCATGCGCTCGCCATAGAAAAAAAATATCGCAGTCGCGTTTTTGTAAAAACCGAAACGGAATGCGCCCAAGAAAATTTTGAATACGAATTACCCGCAGAGGCGTTGAGTTTTCCCGTTTACATTTCGCTCGATAAAGATGCGCTTCCCGAAAATGAATTAAAAACGAATTGGGATGCGGGCAGTTTTCCTCTGAAAAAATGGGAAAAAGTTTTGCAAAAATTTATCGGAAAAAATTCTGTCTTGGGAATTGATATTTGCGGCGAGCCTTCGCTTCAAAGAGAATTTTCAGAAGATTTAGAACAAAGTAATCAAATCAATTTCCGCTTAGAAAAATGGCTGCGGAAACTTTTTGAATAA
- the cysK gene encoding cysteine synthase A encodes MKVNKITDLIGNTLLVRINKLNDSEAEVYVKVESFNPLSSVKDRVALAMIESAEKAGKLKPGSVIIEPTSGNTGVGLAYVAAVKGYHIILTMPETMSIERRKLLAALGAELVLTDGKSGMKGAIAKANEIAAQTPGSFIPQQFENPANPEAHIKTTGPEIWKDTEGKVDIFVSAAGTGGTVTGVGTYLKSQNPNVKIVVVEPDTSAVLSGKPAGPHKIQGIGPGFVPKVYAPKIIDEIYLTNDVKAGTIARRAAKEEGLLVGISSGAALEAALTIAKRPENKGKTIVALLPDTGERYLSTWLFEG; translated from the coding sequence ATGAAAGTCAATAAAATTACCGATCTCATTGGAAATACTCTGCTCGTCCGCATCAACAAATTGAACGATAGCGAAGCCGAAGTTTACGTCAAAGTTGAATCTTTCAACCCGCTTTCGAGCGTGAAAGACCGCGTCGCTCTCGCGATGATCGAATCCGCCGAAAAAGCAGGCAAACTCAAACCGGGTTCTGTGATTATCGAACCGACCAGCGGAAACACCGGCGTCGGACTCGCTTACGTCGCCGCAGTAAAAGGCTACCACATTATTCTCACGATGCCCGAAACGATGAGCATTGAACGCCGCAAACTTCTCGCCGCTCTCGGCGCAGAACTCGTCTTAACCGACGGCAAATCCGGCATGAAAGGCGCTATCGCAAAGGCAAACGAAATCGCAGCACAAACTCCGGGTTCTTTCATTCCGCAGCAATTTGAAAACCCTGCAAATCCCGAAGCGCATATCAAAACAACTGGCCCGGAAATCTGGAAAGATACCGAAGGCAAAGTGGACATTTTCGTTTCGGCTGCAGGAACCGGCGGAACCGTTACCGGCGTTGGAACTTATCTCAAGAGCCAGAATCCGAATGTGAAAATCGTCGTCGTCGAACCGGACACTTCTGCAGTTCTCTCGGGAAAGCCCGCAGGCCCGCACAAAATTCAAGGCATTGGTCCGGGATTTGTGCCGAAAGTTTACGCCCCGAAAATCATCGACGAAATTTATCTGACGAATGACGTGAAAGCGGGGACAATCGCTCGCCGCGCCGCCAAAGAAGAAGGTTTGCTCGTCGGCATTTCTTCGGGAGCTGCTCTCGAAGCGGCGCTCACCATTGCAAAGCGCCCCGAAAATAAAGGCAAAACAATCGTCGCACTTCTCCCCGATACCGGCGAACGTTACCTTTCGACTTGGCTTTTCGAAGGCTAA